Proteins from a single region of Dasypus novemcinctus isolate mDasNov1 chromosome 16, mDasNov1.1.hap2, whole genome shotgun sequence:
- the MBD1 gene encoding methyl-CpG-binding domain protein 1 isoform X8, with protein MAEDWLDCPTLGPGWKRREVFRKSGATCGRSDTYYQSPTGDRIRSKVELTRYLGPACDLTLFDFKQGVLCYPAPKAHALSIPSKKRKKPSKPAKARKHQVRPQRVEARKEAPRDETKADAVTAPASFPAPGCCENCGISFSGDGTRRQRLKTLCKDCRAQRIAFNREQRMFKRVGCGECAACQVTEDCGACSTCLLQLPHDVASGLFCKCERRRCLRIVERSRGCGVCRGCQTREDCGRCRICLRPPRPGLRRQWKCVQRRCLRHLAHRLRRHHQRCQRRPPLTVAPPAGKHGRRKGGCDPKKATPQQPQAQPSPPPSPPQPQEPTELQPYTNRRQNRKCGTCTACLRRTDCGHCDFCCDKPKFGGSNQKRQKCRWRQCLQFAMKRLLPSVGVGSEDGAGSPPPYPRRRRSGPARRRRPHLKSSLATPTARPNRAQSPMKQERGGGFTLPPPGTDLVFLREGATSPVPVPGPAPASREVLLQVKQEKVDTQEEWTPGTALLTSPELLPGCPSKRVDPVLTRVKQEPPDPEEDKEEENRNDSASDSAPEEEAGGAGTPVITEIFSLGGTRFRDTAVWLPRAGSREGKMDIKCGRARTYWSPRARTGTPEDGHLEPMSVSHHLQLR; from the exons TCCCACAGGAGATCGGATCCGAAGCAAAGTTGAGCTGACCCGATACTTGGGCCCTGCCTGTGACCTCACCCTCTTTGACTTCAAACAAGGAGTCCTATGCTATCCAGCCCCCAAG GCCCATGCCTTGTCCATCCCCAGCAAGAAGCGAAAGAAGCCTTCCAAGCCTGCCAAGGCCCGGAAACATCAGGTCAGACCCCAGAGGGTTGAGGCCAGGAAGGAGGCCCCAAGAGATGAGACCAAGGCTGATGCTGTTACAGCCCCAGCCTCATTTCCTGCACCTGG GTGCTGCGAGAACTGTGGAATCAGCTTCTCAGGGGATGGTACTAGAAGGCAGCGACTCAAGACATTGTGCAAGGACTGCCGAG cACAGAGAATTGCCTTCAACCGGGAGCAGAGGATGTTTAAG CGTGTGGGCTGCGGAGAGTGTGCAGCCTGTCAGGTGACTGAGGACTGCGGGGCCTGCTCCACCTGCCTCCTGCAGCTGCCCCATGATGTGGCCTCAGGGCTATTCTGCAAGTGTGAACGGAGACGCTGCCTCCGGattgtggaaagg AGCCGAGGGTGTGGAGTGTGCCGGGGCTGTCAAACCCGAGAAGACTGTGGTCGTTGCCGAATCTGCCTCCGCCCACCCCGCCCGGGTCTCAGGCGCCAATGGAAATGTGTCCAGCGGCGCTGTCTACGG CATCTCGCCCACCGTCTTCGTCGCCACCATCAGCGATGCCAGCGACGCCCTCCCCTGACTGTGGCTCCCCCAGCT GGCAAACATGGCCGCCGCAAGGGAGGCTGCGACCCCAAGAAGGCTACCCCACAGCAACCCCAAGCCCAGCCGtcgcctcctccctccccaccacagCCCCAAGAACCCACAGAGCTG CAGCCTTACACAAACAGGAGGCAGAATCGCAAATGTGGGACCTGCACAGCTTGCCTGCGGCGGACAGATTGTGGCCACTGCGACTTCTGCTGCGACAAGCCCAAATTTGGGGGCAGTAACCAGAAGCGCCAGAAGTGCCGTTGGCGCCAGTGCTTGCAGTTTGCCATG AAGCGGCTGCTGCCCAGTGTTGGGGTAGGGTCTGAGGATGGGGCAGGGTCGCCTCCACCCTACCCTCGTCGCAGGAGGTCCGGCCctgcccgccgccgccggccccaTCTGAAGTCCTCCTTGGCCACGCCCACAGCTCGACCCAACCGTGCCCAGTCTCCAATGAAGCAGGAAAGAGGTGGTGGCTTCACGTTGCCCCCACCTGGCACCGATCTTGTGTTCTTACGGGAGGGTGCAACCAGTCCTGTGCCAgtccctggccctgccccagcTTCCAGAGAAGTCCTGTTGCAG GTGAAGCAAGAGAAAGTGGATACCCAGGAAGAATGGACACCAGGCACAGCACTCCTGACTTCTCCTGAATTGCTGCCTGGCTGCCCCAGCAAG AGAGTAGACCCAgtcttgacccgtgtgaagcagGAGCCACCTGACCCAGAGGAAGACAAGGAGGAAGAGAACAGGAATGACTCTGCCTCTGACTCGGCCCCAGAGGAGGAGGCAGGCGGGGCCGGCACACCCGTG ATCACGGAGATTTTCAGCCTGGGTGGAACCCGCTTCCGGGATACAGCAGTCTGGTTGCCAAG GGCAGGCAGTCGGGAAGGGAAGATGGATATAAAGTGTGGGAGAGCAAGGACATACTGGAGCCCACGAGCACGAACTGGAACCCCCGAGGATGGCCACCTGGAACCCATGTCAGTCTCTCACCACCTCCAACTTCGATAA
- the MBD1 gene encoding methyl-CpG-binding domain protein 1 isoform X2, giving the protein MAEDWLDCPTLGPGWKRREVFRKSGATCGRSDTYYQSPTGDRIRSKVELTRYLGPACDLTLFDFKQGVLCYPAPKAHALSIPSKKRKKPSKPAKARKHQVRPQRVEARKEAPRDETKADAVTAPASFPAPGCCENCGISFSGDGTRRQRLKTLCKDCRAQRIAFNREQRMFKRVGCGECAACQVTEDCGACSTCLLQLPHDVASGLFCKCERRRCLRIVERSRGCGVCRGCQTREDCGRCRICLRPPRPGLRRQWKCVQRRCLRHLAHRLRRHHQRCQRRPPLTVAPPAGKHGRRKGGCDPKKATPQQPQAQPSPPPSPPQPQEPTELHPRVLVPSPPAEFIYYCVDEDELQPYTNRRQNRKCGTCTACLRRTDCGHCDFCCDKPKFGGSNQKRQKCRWRQCLQFAMKRLLPSVGVGSEDGAGSPPPYPRRRRSGPARRRRPHLKSSLATPTARPNRAQSPMKQERGGGFTLPPPGTDLVFLREGATSPVPVPGPAPASREVLLQEAQQPGLSWVVISPQVKQEKVDTQEEWTPGTALLTSPELLPGCPSKRVDPVLTRVKQEPPDPEEDKEEENRNDSASDSAPEEEAGGAGTPVITEIFSLGGTRFRDTAVWLPRAGSREGKMDIKCGRARTYWSPRARTGTPEDGHLEPMSVSHHLQLR; this is encoded by the exons TCCCACAGGAGATCGGATCCGAAGCAAAGTTGAGCTGACCCGATACTTGGGCCCTGCCTGTGACCTCACCCTCTTTGACTTCAAACAAGGAGTCCTATGCTATCCAGCCCCCAAG GCCCATGCCTTGTCCATCCCCAGCAAGAAGCGAAAGAAGCCTTCCAAGCCTGCCAAGGCCCGGAAACATCAGGTCAGACCCCAGAGGGTTGAGGCCAGGAAGGAGGCCCCAAGAGATGAGACCAAGGCTGATGCTGTTACAGCCCCAGCCTCATTTCCTGCACCTGG GTGCTGCGAGAACTGTGGAATCAGCTTCTCAGGGGATGGTACTAGAAGGCAGCGACTCAAGACATTGTGCAAGGACTGCCGAG cACAGAGAATTGCCTTCAACCGGGAGCAGAGGATGTTTAAG CGTGTGGGCTGCGGAGAGTGTGCAGCCTGTCAGGTGACTGAGGACTGCGGGGCCTGCTCCACCTGCCTCCTGCAGCTGCCCCATGATGTGGCCTCAGGGCTATTCTGCAAGTGTGAACGGAGACGCTGCCTCCGGattgtggaaagg AGCCGAGGGTGTGGAGTGTGCCGGGGCTGTCAAACCCGAGAAGACTGTGGTCGTTGCCGAATCTGCCTCCGCCCACCCCGCCCGGGTCTCAGGCGCCAATGGAAATGTGTCCAGCGGCGCTGTCTACGG CATCTCGCCCACCGTCTTCGTCGCCACCATCAGCGATGCCAGCGACGCCCTCCCCTGACTGTGGCTCCCCCAGCT GGCAAACATGGCCGCCGCAAGGGAGGCTGCGACCCCAAGAAGGCTACCCCACAGCAACCCCAAGCCCAGCCGtcgcctcctccctccccaccacagCCCCAAGAACCCACAGAGCTG CACCCCAGAGTTCTGGTCCCCTCGCCACCTGCCGAGTTCATCTATTACTGTGTAGACGAGGACGAGCTA CAGCCTTACACAAACAGGAGGCAGAATCGCAAATGTGGGACCTGCACAGCTTGCCTGCGGCGGACAGATTGTGGCCACTGCGACTTCTGCTGCGACAAGCCCAAATTTGGGGGCAGTAACCAGAAGCGCCAGAAGTGCCGTTGGCGCCAGTGCTTGCAGTTTGCCATG AAGCGGCTGCTGCCCAGTGTTGGGGTAGGGTCTGAGGATGGGGCAGGGTCGCCTCCACCCTACCCTCGTCGCAGGAGGTCCGGCCctgcccgccgccgccggccccaTCTGAAGTCCTCCTTGGCCACGCCCACAGCTCGACCCAACCGTGCCCAGTCTCCAATGAAGCAGGAAAGAGGTGGTGGCTTCACGTTGCCCCCACCTGGCACCGATCTTGTGTTCTTACGGGAGGGTGCAACCAGTCCTGTGCCAgtccctggccctgccccagcTTCCAGAGAAGTCCTGTTGCAG GAGGCCCAGCAGCCTGGCCTGAGTTGGGTTGTGATCTCACCCCAGGTGAAGCAAGAGAAAGTGGATACCCAGGAAGAATGGACACCAGGCACAGCACTCCTGACTTCTCCTGAATTGCTGCCTGGCTGCCCCAGCAAG AGAGTAGACCCAgtcttgacccgtgtgaagcagGAGCCACCTGACCCAGAGGAAGACAAGGAGGAAGAGAACAGGAATGACTCTGCCTCTGACTCGGCCCCAGAGGAGGAGGCAGGCGGGGCCGGCACACCCGTG ATCACGGAGATTTTCAGCCTGGGTGGAACCCGCTTCCGGGATACAGCAGTCTGGTTGCCAAG GGCAGGCAGTCGGGAAGGGAAGATGGATATAAAGTGTGGGAGAGCAAGGACATACTGGAGCCCACGAGCACGAACTGGAACCCCCGAGGATGGCCACCTGGAACCCATGTCAGTCTCTCACCACCTCCAACTTCGATAA
- the MBD1 gene encoding methyl-CpG-binding domain protein 1 isoform X3, translated as MAEDWLDCPTLGPGWKRREVFRKSGATCGRSDTYYQSPTGDRIRSKVELTRYLGPACDLTLFDFKQGVLCYPAPKAHALSIPSKKRKKPSKPAKARKHQVRPQRVEARKEAPRDETKADAVTAPASFPAPGCCENCGISFSGDGTRRQRLKTLCKDCRAQRIAFNREQRMFKRVGCGECAACQVTEDCGACSTCLLQLPHDVASGLFCKCERRRCLRIVERSRGCGVCRGCQTREDCGRCRICLRPPRPGLRRQWKCVQRRCLRHLAHRLRRHHQRCQRRPPLTVAPPAGKHGRRKGGCDPKKATPQQPQAQPSPPPSPPQPQEPTELHPRVLVPSPPAEFIYYCVDEDELQPYTNRRQNRKCGTCTACLRRTDCGHCDFCCDKPKFGGSNQKRQKCRWRQCLQFAMKRLLPSVGVGSEDGAGSPPPYPRRRRSGPARRRRPHLKSSLATPTARPNRAQSPMKQERGGGFTLPPPGTDLVFLREGATSPVPVPGPAPASREVLLQVKQEKVDTQEEWTPGTALLTSPELLPGCPSKRVDPVLTRVKQEPPDPEEDKEEENRNDSASDSAPEEEAGGAGTPVITEIFSLGGTRFRDTAVWLPRAGSREGKMDIKCGRARTYWSPRARTGTPEDGHLEPMSVSHHLQLR; from the exons TCCCACAGGAGATCGGATCCGAAGCAAAGTTGAGCTGACCCGATACTTGGGCCCTGCCTGTGACCTCACCCTCTTTGACTTCAAACAAGGAGTCCTATGCTATCCAGCCCCCAAG GCCCATGCCTTGTCCATCCCCAGCAAGAAGCGAAAGAAGCCTTCCAAGCCTGCCAAGGCCCGGAAACATCAGGTCAGACCCCAGAGGGTTGAGGCCAGGAAGGAGGCCCCAAGAGATGAGACCAAGGCTGATGCTGTTACAGCCCCAGCCTCATTTCCTGCACCTGG GTGCTGCGAGAACTGTGGAATCAGCTTCTCAGGGGATGGTACTAGAAGGCAGCGACTCAAGACATTGTGCAAGGACTGCCGAG cACAGAGAATTGCCTTCAACCGGGAGCAGAGGATGTTTAAG CGTGTGGGCTGCGGAGAGTGTGCAGCCTGTCAGGTGACTGAGGACTGCGGGGCCTGCTCCACCTGCCTCCTGCAGCTGCCCCATGATGTGGCCTCAGGGCTATTCTGCAAGTGTGAACGGAGACGCTGCCTCCGGattgtggaaagg AGCCGAGGGTGTGGAGTGTGCCGGGGCTGTCAAACCCGAGAAGACTGTGGTCGTTGCCGAATCTGCCTCCGCCCACCCCGCCCGGGTCTCAGGCGCCAATGGAAATGTGTCCAGCGGCGCTGTCTACGG CATCTCGCCCACCGTCTTCGTCGCCACCATCAGCGATGCCAGCGACGCCCTCCCCTGACTGTGGCTCCCCCAGCT GGCAAACATGGCCGCCGCAAGGGAGGCTGCGACCCCAAGAAGGCTACCCCACAGCAACCCCAAGCCCAGCCGtcgcctcctccctccccaccacagCCCCAAGAACCCACAGAGCTG CACCCCAGAGTTCTGGTCCCCTCGCCACCTGCCGAGTTCATCTATTACTGTGTAGACGAGGACGAGCTA CAGCCTTACACAAACAGGAGGCAGAATCGCAAATGTGGGACCTGCACAGCTTGCCTGCGGCGGACAGATTGTGGCCACTGCGACTTCTGCTGCGACAAGCCCAAATTTGGGGGCAGTAACCAGAAGCGCCAGAAGTGCCGTTGGCGCCAGTGCTTGCAGTTTGCCATG AAGCGGCTGCTGCCCAGTGTTGGGGTAGGGTCTGAGGATGGGGCAGGGTCGCCTCCACCCTACCCTCGTCGCAGGAGGTCCGGCCctgcccgccgccgccggccccaTCTGAAGTCCTCCTTGGCCACGCCCACAGCTCGACCCAACCGTGCCCAGTCTCCAATGAAGCAGGAAAGAGGTGGTGGCTTCACGTTGCCCCCACCTGGCACCGATCTTGTGTTCTTACGGGAGGGTGCAACCAGTCCTGTGCCAgtccctggccctgccccagcTTCCAGAGAAGTCCTGTTGCAG GTGAAGCAAGAGAAAGTGGATACCCAGGAAGAATGGACACCAGGCACAGCACTCCTGACTTCTCCTGAATTGCTGCCTGGCTGCCCCAGCAAG AGAGTAGACCCAgtcttgacccgtgtgaagcagGAGCCACCTGACCCAGAGGAAGACAAGGAGGAAGAGAACAGGAATGACTCTGCCTCTGACTCGGCCCCAGAGGAGGAGGCAGGCGGGGCCGGCACACCCGTG ATCACGGAGATTTTCAGCCTGGGTGGAACCCGCTTCCGGGATACAGCAGTCTGGTTGCCAAG GGCAGGCAGTCGGGAAGGGAAGATGGATATAAAGTGTGGGAGAGCAAGGACATACTGGAGCCCACGAGCACGAACTGGAACCCCCGAGGATGGCCACCTGGAACCCATGTCAGTCTCTCACCACCTCCAACTTCGATAA
- the MBD1 gene encoding methyl-CpG-binding domain protein 1 isoform X10: MAEDWLDCPTLGPGWKRREVFRKSGATCGRSDTYYQSPTGDRIRSKVELTRYLGPACDLTLFDFKQGVLCYPAPKAHALSIPSKKRKKPSKPAKARKHQVRPQRVEARKEAPRDETKADAVTAPASFPAPGCCENCGISFSGDGTRRQRLKTLCKDCRAQRIAFNREQRMFKRVGCGECAACQVTEDCGACSTCLLQLPHDVASGLFCKCERRRCLRIVERSRGCGVCRGCQTREDCGRCRICLRPPRPGLRRQWKCVQRRCLRHLAHRLRRHHQRCQRRPPLTVAPPAGKHGRRKGGCDPKKATPQQPQAQPSPPPSPPQPQEPTELHPRVLVPSPPAEFIYYCVDEDELQPYTNRRQNRKCGTCTACLRRTDCGHCDFCCDKPKFGGSNQKRQKCRWRQCLQFAMKRLLPSVGVGSEDGAGSPPPYPRRRRSGPARRRRPHLKSSLATPTARPNRAQSPMKQERGGGFTLPPPGTDLVFLREGATSPVPVPGPAPASREVLLQVKQEKVDTQEEWTPGTALLTSPELLPGCPSKRVDPVLTRVKQEPPDPEEDKEEENRNDSASDSAPEEEAGGAGTPVITEIFSLGGTRFRDTAVWLPRSMDLKKPGARKQ; this comes from the exons TCCCACAGGAGATCGGATCCGAAGCAAAGTTGAGCTGACCCGATACTTGGGCCCTGCCTGTGACCTCACCCTCTTTGACTTCAAACAAGGAGTCCTATGCTATCCAGCCCCCAAG GCCCATGCCTTGTCCATCCCCAGCAAGAAGCGAAAGAAGCCTTCCAAGCCTGCCAAGGCCCGGAAACATCAGGTCAGACCCCAGAGGGTTGAGGCCAGGAAGGAGGCCCCAAGAGATGAGACCAAGGCTGATGCTGTTACAGCCCCAGCCTCATTTCCTGCACCTGG GTGCTGCGAGAACTGTGGAATCAGCTTCTCAGGGGATGGTACTAGAAGGCAGCGACTCAAGACATTGTGCAAGGACTGCCGAG cACAGAGAATTGCCTTCAACCGGGAGCAGAGGATGTTTAAG CGTGTGGGCTGCGGAGAGTGTGCAGCCTGTCAGGTGACTGAGGACTGCGGGGCCTGCTCCACCTGCCTCCTGCAGCTGCCCCATGATGTGGCCTCAGGGCTATTCTGCAAGTGTGAACGGAGACGCTGCCTCCGGattgtggaaagg AGCCGAGGGTGTGGAGTGTGCCGGGGCTGTCAAACCCGAGAAGACTGTGGTCGTTGCCGAATCTGCCTCCGCCCACCCCGCCCGGGTCTCAGGCGCCAATGGAAATGTGTCCAGCGGCGCTGTCTACGG CATCTCGCCCACCGTCTTCGTCGCCACCATCAGCGATGCCAGCGACGCCCTCCCCTGACTGTGGCTCCCCCAGCT GGCAAACATGGCCGCCGCAAGGGAGGCTGCGACCCCAAGAAGGCTACCCCACAGCAACCCCAAGCCCAGCCGtcgcctcctccctccccaccacagCCCCAAGAACCCACAGAGCTG CACCCCAGAGTTCTGGTCCCCTCGCCACCTGCCGAGTTCATCTATTACTGTGTAGACGAGGACGAGCTA CAGCCTTACACAAACAGGAGGCAGAATCGCAAATGTGGGACCTGCACAGCTTGCCTGCGGCGGACAGATTGTGGCCACTGCGACTTCTGCTGCGACAAGCCCAAATTTGGGGGCAGTAACCAGAAGCGCCAGAAGTGCCGTTGGCGCCAGTGCTTGCAGTTTGCCATG AAGCGGCTGCTGCCCAGTGTTGGGGTAGGGTCTGAGGATGGGGCAGGGTCGCCTCCACCCTACCCTCGTCGCAGGAGGTCCGGCCctgcccgccgccgccggccccaTCTGAAGTCCTCCTTGGCCACGCCCACAGCTCGACCCAACCGTGCCCAGTCTCCAATGAAGCAGGAAAGAGGTGGTGGCTTCACGTTGCCCCCACCTGGCACCGATCTTGTGTTCTTACGGGAGGGTGCAACCAGTCCTGTGCCAgtccctggccctgccccagcTTCCAGAGAAGTCCTGTTGCAG GTGAAGCAAGAGAAAGTGGATACCCAGGAAGAATGGACACCAGGCACAGCACTCCTGACTTCTCCTGAATTGCTGCCTGGCTGCCCCAGCAAG AGAGTAGACCCAgtcttgacccgtgtgaagcagGAGCCACCTGACCCAGAGGAAGACAAGGAGGAAGAGAACAGGAATGACTCTGCCTCTGACTCGGCCCCAGAGGAGGAGGCAGGCGGGGCCGGCACACCCGTG ATCACGGAGATTTTCAGCCTGGGTGGAACCCGCTTCCGGGATACAGCAGTCTGGTTGCCAAG GTCCATGGACCTTAAAAAACCTGGAGCTAGAAAGCAGTAG
- the MBD1 gene encoding methyl-CpG-binding domain protein 1 isoform X14, with protein MAEDWLDCPTLGPGWKRREVFRKSGATCGRSDTYYQSPTGDRIRSKVELTRYLGPACDLTLFDFKQGVLCYPAPKAHALSIPSKKRKKPSKPAKARKHQVRPQRVEARKEAPRDETKADAVTAPASFPAPGCCENCGISFSGDGTRRQRLKTLCKDCRAQRIAFNREQRMFKRVGCGECAACQVTEDCGACSTCLLQLPHDVASGLFCKCERRRCLRIVERSRGCGVCRGCQTREDCGRCRICLRPPRPGLRRQWKCVQRRCLRHLAHRLRRHHQRCQRRPPLTVAPPAGKHGRRKGGCDPKKATPQQPQAQPSPPPSPPQPQEPTELQPYTNRRQNRKCGTCTACLRRTDCGHCDFCCDKPKFGGSNQKRQKCRWRQCLQFAMKRLLPSVGVGSEDGAGSPPPYPRRRRSGPARRRRPHLKSSLATPTARPNRAQSPMKQERGGGFTLPPPGTDLVFLREGATSPVPVPGPAPASREVLLQVKQEKVDTQEEWTPGTALLTSPELLPGCPSKRVDPVLTRVKQEPPDPEEDKEEENRNDSASDSAPEEEAGGAGTPVITEIFSLGGTRFRDTAVWLPRSMDLKKPGARKQ; from the exons TCCCACAGGAGATCGGATCCGAAGCAAAGTTGAGCTGACCCGATACTTGGGCCCTGCCTGTGACCTCACCCTCTTTGACTTCAAACAAGGAGTCCTATGCTATCCAGCCCCCAAG GCCCATGCCTTGTCCATCCCCAGCAAGAAGCGAAAGAAGCCTTCCAAGCCTGCCAAGGCCCGGAAACATCAGGTCAGACCCCAGAGGGTTGAGGCCAGGAAGGAGGCCCCAAGAGATGAGACCAAGGCTGATGCTGTTACAGCCCCAGCCTCATTTCCTGCACCTGG GTGCTGCGAGAACTGTGGAATCAGCTTCTCAGGGGATGGTACTAGAAGGCAGCGACTCAAGACATTGTGCAAGGACTGCCGAG cACAGAGAATTGCCTTCAACCGGGAGCAGAGGATGTTTAAG CGTGTGGGCTGCGGAGAGTGTGCAGCCTGTCAGGTGACTGAGGACTGCGGGGCCTGCTCCACCTGCCTCCTGCAGCTGCCCCATGATGTGGCCTCAGGGCTATTCTGCAAGTGTGAACGGAGACGCTGCCTCCGGattgtggaaagg AGCCGAGGGTGTGGAGTGTGCCGGGGCTGTCAAACCCGAGAAGACTGTGGTCGTTGCCGAATCTGCCTCCGCCCACCCCGCCCGGGTCTCAGGCGCCAATGGAAATGTGTCCAGCGGCGCTGTCTACGG CATCTCGCCCACCGTCTTCGTCGCCACCATCAGCGATGCCAGCGACGCCCTCCCCTGACTGTGGCTCCCCCAGCT GGCAAACATGGCCGCCGCAAGGGAGGCTGCGACCCCAAGAAGGCTACCCCACAGCAACCCCAAGCCCAGCCGtcgcctcctccctccccaccacagCCCCAAGAACCCACAGAGCTG CAGCCTTACACAAACAGGAGGCAGAATCGCAAATGTGGGACCTGCACAGCTTGCCTGCGGCGGACAGATTGTGGCCACTGCGACTTCTGCTGCGACAAGCCCAAATTTGGGGGCAGTAACCAGAAGCGCCAGAAGTGCCGTTGGCGCCAGTGCTTGCAGTTTGCCATG AAGCGGCTGCTGCCCAGTGTTGGGGTAGGGTCTGAGGATGGGGCAGGGTCGCCTCCACCCTACCCTCGTCGCAGGAGGTCCGGCCctgcccgccgccgccggccccaTCTGAAGTCCTCCTTGGCCACGCCCACAGCTCGACCCAACCGTGCCCAGTCTCCAATGAAGCAGGAAAGAGGTGGTGGCTTCACGTTGCCCCCACCTGGCACCGATCTTGTGTTCTTACGGGAGGGTGCAACCAGTCCTGTGCCAgtccctggccctgccccagcTTCCAGAGAAGTCCTGTTGCAG GTGAAGCAAGAGAAAGTGGATACCCAGGAAGAATGGACACCAGGCACAGCACTCCTGACTTCTCCTGAATTGCTGCCTGGCTGCCCCAGCAAG AGAGTAGACCCAgtcttgacccgtgtgaagcagGAGCCACCTGACCCAGAGGAAGACAAGGAGGAAGAGAACAGGAATGACTCTGCCTCTGACTCGGCCCCAGAGGAGGAGGCAGGCGGGGCCGGCACACCCGTG ATCACGGAGATTTTCAGCCTGGGTGGAACCCGCTTCCGGGATACAGCAGTCTGGTTGCCAAG GTCCATGGACCTTAAAAAACCTGGAGCTAGAAAGCAGTAG
- the MBD1 gene encoding methyl-CpG-binding domain protein 1 isoform X12 gives MAEDWLDCPTLGPGWKRREVFRKSGATCGRSDTYYQSPTGDRIRSKVELTRYLGPACDLTLFDFKQGVLCYPAPKAHALSIPSKKRKKPSKPAKARKHQVRPQRVEARKEAPRDETKADAVTAPASFPAPGCCENCGISFSGDGTRRQRLKTLCKDCRAQRIAFNREQRMFKRVGCGECAACQVTEDCGACSTCLLQLPHDVASGLFCKCERRRCLRIVERSRGCGVCRGCQTREDCGRCRICLRPPRPGLRRQWKCVQRRCLRGKHGRRKGGCDPKKATPQQPQAQPSPPPSPPQPQEPTELHPRVLVPSPPAEFIYYCVDEDELQPYTNRRQNRKCGTCTACLRRTDCGHCDFCCDKPKFGGSNQKRQKCRWRQCLQFAMKRLLPSVGVGSEDGAGSPPPYPRRRRSGPARRRRPHLKSSLATPTARPNRAQSPMKQERGGGFTLPPPGTDLVFLREGATSPVPVPGPAPASREVLLQEAQQPGLSWVVISPQVKQEKVDTQEEWTPGTALLTSPELLPGCPSKRVDPVLTRVKQEPPDPEEDKEEENRNDSASDSAPEEEAGGAGTPVITEIFSLGGTRFRDTAVWLPRSMDLKKPGARKQ, from the exons TCCCACAGGAGATCGGATCCGAAGCAAAGTTGAGCTGACCCGATACTTGGGCCCTGCCTGTGACCTCACCCTCTTTGACTTCAAACAAGGAGTCCTATGCTATCCAGCCCCCAAG GCCCATGCCTTGTCCATCCCCAGCAAGAAGCGAAAGAAGCCTTCCAAGCCTGCCAAGGCCCGGAAACATCAGGTCAGACCCCAGAGGGTTGAGGCCAGGAAGGAGGCCCCAAGAGATGAGACCAAGGCTGATGCTGTTACAGCCCCAGCCTCATTTCCTGCACCTGG GTGCTGCGAGAACTGTGGAATCAGCTTCTCAGGGGATGGTACTAGAAGGCAGCGACTCAAGACATTGTGCAAGGACTGCCGAG cACAGAGAATTGCCTTCAACCGGGAGCAGAGGATGTTTAAG CGTGTGGGCTGCGGAGAGTGTGCAGCCTGTCAGGTGACTGAGGACTGCGGGGCCTGCTCCACCTGCCTCCTGCAGCTGCCCCATGATGTGGCCTCAGGGCTATTCTGCAAGTGTGAACGGAGACGCTGCCTCCGGattgtggaaagg AGCCGAGGGTGTGGAGTGTGCCGGGGCTGTCAAACCCGAGAAGACTGTGGTCGTTGCCGAATCTGCCTCCGCCCACCCCGCCCGGGTCTCAGGCGCCAATGGAAATGTGTCCAGCGGCGCTGTCTACGG GGCAAACATGGCCGCCGCAAGGGAGGCTGCGACCCCAAGAAGGCTACCCCACAGCAACCCCAAGCCCAGCCGtcgcctcctccctccccaccacagCCCCAAGAACCCACAGAGCTG CACCCCAGAGTTCTGGTCCCCTCGCCACCTGCCGAGTTCATCTATTACTGTGTAGACGAGGACGAGCTA CAGCCTTACACAAACAGGAGGCAGAATCGCAAATGTGGGACCTGCACAGCTTGCCTGCGGCGGACAGATTGTGGCCACTGCGACTTCTGCTGCGACAAGCCCAAATTTGGGGGCAGTAACCAGAAGCGCCAGAAGTGCCGTTGGCGCCAGTGCTTGCAGTTTGCCATG AAGCGGCTGCTGCCCAGTGTTGGGGTAGGGTCTGAGGATGGGGCAGGGTCGCCTCCACCCTACCCTCGTCGCAGGAGGTCCGGCCctgcccgccgccgccggccccaTCTGAAGTCCTCCTTGGCCACGCCCACAGCTCGACCCAACCGTGCCCAGTCTCCAATGAAGCAGGAAAGAGGTGGTGGCTTCACGTTGCCCCCACCTGGCACCGATCTTGTGTTCTTACGGGAGGGTGCAACCAGTCCTGTGCCAgtccctggccctgccccagcTTCCAGAGAAGTCCTGTTGCAG GAGGCCCAGCAGCCTGGCCTGAGTTGGGTTGTGATCTCACCCCAGGTGAAGCAAGAGAAAGTGGATACCCAGGAAGAATGGACACCAGGCACAGCACTCCTGACTTCTCCTGAATTGCTGCCTGGCTGCCCCAGCAAG AGAGTAGACCCAgtcttgacccgtgtgaagcagGAGCCACCTGACCCAGAGGAAGACAAGGAGGAAGAGAACAGGAATGACTCTGCCTCTGACTCGGCCCCAGAGGAGGAGGCAGGCGGGGCCGGCACACCCGTG ATCACGGAGATTTTCAGCCTGGGTGGAACCCGCTTCCGGGATACAGCAGTCTGGTTGCCAAG GTCCATGGACCTTAAAAAACCTGGAGCTAGAAAGCAGTAG